In a single window of the Olivibacter sp. SDN3 genome:
- a CDS encoding Fic family protein, whose amino-acid sequence MAYDRTKPFNDLPPLPPQNIDDDVDILKKLVTASRALAGVNSNVRRLPNPYMLVNTIALQEAKASSAIENIFTTEDELYKAVSDTFQEKNANPATKEVLRYREALWEGYQRVKEKNDIDLESIIAIFRQIKNTSGSIRPAHTLTVIQRGQSEFRSGEIIYTPPRGVGLVERLMGNLLDYLNDDKLSDTDPLLKMCIAHYQFEAIHPFPDGNGRTGRILNLLYLVNQGLLDQPVLYLSKYIIVHKDDYYYNLGAVTQRGSWKPWVLYMLDAVEKTALLTNQLINSILDQMETTLEYGKSNIKWYNKEVNELLFSQPYIKPKLIGDILQISSRTTLTKYVNELVAARILTPSKEGREVFYINDDLIRILEGQ is encoded by the coding sequence ATGGCATACGATAGAACAAAACCTTTCAATGATCTTCCGCCCCTGCCTCCGCAGAACATTGATGATGACGTAGATATTCTGAAAAAACTGGTCACGGCATCCAGAGCATTGGCAGGGGTAAATAGTAATGTACGGCGTCTGCCCAATCCCTATATGCTGGTCAATACGATTGCTCTTCAGGAAGCCAAAGCGTCATCTGCTATAGAAAATATCTTTACAACAGAAGACGAGCTTTATAAAGCTGTGTCGGATACCTTTCAGGAAAAAAATGCCAATCCTGCCACAAAAGAGGTTTTGAGGTATAGGGAAGCACTTTGGGAGGGATATCAACGTGTAAAGGAAAAAAACGATATCGACCTTGAAAGTATAATTGCTATTTTCCGACAGATCAAAAATACATCTGGCAGCATACGTCCAGCACATACATTGACGGTCATTCAACGTGGGCAAAGCGAATTTAGATCAGGGGAGATTATATACACTCCTCCAAGAGGAGTCGGTCTTGTAGAACGACTAATGGGAAATCTATTGGACTATCTGAATGATGATAAGCTGTCCGACACTGACCCATTACTCAAAATGTGTATAGCACACTATCAATTTGAAGCCATACACCCTTTTCCTGACGGAAATGGTCGTACAGGTCGGATATTAAACCTGCTCTACTTGGTCAATCAAGGTCTCTTGGATCAACCGGTCTTGTATCTTTCCAAATATATCATCGTACACAAAGATGATTATTATTATAATTTAGGTGCCGTTACTCAGCGTGGGAGTTGGAAACCATGGGTACTCTATATGCTGGATGCAGTTGAAAAAACAGCACTTTTAACCAATCAACTCATCAACAGTATACTGGATCAGATGGAAACTACATTGGAATACGGTAAGTCAAATATCAAATGGTATAATAAAGAAGTAAATGAACTGCTGTTTAGTCAACCCTATATCAAACCAAAGTTGATCGGCGACATACTACAGATATCCTCCAGAACAACTTTGACAAAATATGTCAATGAACTTGTCGCAGCGCGAATACTCACACCGTCAAAAGAAGGACGAGAAGTTTTTTATATCAATGACGATTTGATTCGTATATTGGAAGGACAATAG
- the uvrA gene encoding excinuclease ABC subunit UvrA encodes MTKQLDSNPKSHILIKGARVHNLKNIDVEIPKNKLVVITGMSGSGKSSLAFDTLYAEGQRRYVESLSSYARQFMGRMNKPEVDYIKGIAPAIAIEQKVITSNPRSTVGTSTEIYDYLKLLFARIGITISPVSGKAVKKDTVTDVIDFVGTLKEDTVITIYCPLHPHNNRKLKEELAVLLQKGFIRVEYKGELHKVENLLEDKAIGNEAVGEGDLRIVVDRIRVNQEEETLSRIADSVQTAFFEGKGDCFLNDGEREHFFCDRFELDGMVFEEPTANFFSFNNPYGACSRCEGYGKIIGIDPDLVVPDKSRSVYDGAIAPWRGEKMGEWLSKLVKSAIKFDFPVHRAYNDLSEQQKNLLWEGNSYFKGLDEFFKELEEQTYKIQYRVMLSRYRGKTNCPACKGTRLRQDAAYVKIGGKSITDIVLMPLDELLVFFETLQLTKNEETIAKRLLMEITNRIRFLTDVGLSYLTLNRLSNTLSGGESQRINLATSLGSSLVGSIYVLDEPSIGLHPRDTTRLISVLKSLRDVGNTVIVVEHEEEMMRAADHLIDIGPEAGINGGELVFSGTFQEILQDKKSLTGRYLNKVETIEIPTHRRKWQHAVQIKGARENNLKGIDVKFPLYTFTVVTGVSGSGKTSLVKRILYPALQKATGNYSGEQTGVYDGVDGDLHMVERVEMVDQNPIGRSSRSNPVTYVKAWDEIRTLYSSQPAAKAAGLKPAAFSFNVEGGRCDVCQGEGEVKIEMQFMADLFLPCEVCAGKRFKQQVLDVTWHDKNVYEVLELTVDEALEFFDSQPKILNKIRPLAEVGLGYVKLGQSSNTLSGGEAQRIKLASFLVKGNNSKNTLFIFDEPTTGLHFHDIKKLLKSFDALITQGNTILVIEHNMDVIKCADWIIDIGPQGGERGGQLVFEGVPEDLVSQKGSYTGEFLADYLQNKPSYS; translated from the coding sequence ATGACAAAACAGCTAGATTCAAACCCCAAATCTCATATATTAATAAAGGGAGCGCGCGTTCATAACCTTAAAAATATTGACGTAGAAATACCCAAAAACAAACTGGTGGTTATTACCGGAATGTCGGGTTCTGGCAAATCTTCTCTTGCTTTCGATACACTGTATGCGGAAGGACAGCGCAGGTATGTGGAGAGCTTATCTTCATATGCAAGGCAGTTTATGGGCAGAATGAATAAGCCTGAGGTTGATTATATTAAAGGAATAGCGCCAGCTATTGCAATTGAACAGAAAGTTATTACCAGCAACCCGAGGTCAACGGTTGGCACTTCGACAGAAATATACGATTATTTGAAACTTCTTTTTGCAAGAATTGGTATAACGATATCTCCAGTGTCTGGTAAGGCAGTAAAAAAAGATACGGTTACTGATGTAATTGATTTTGTCGGTACATTGAAAGAAGATACCGTGATAACCATTTATTGTCCTCTGCATCCACATAACAATCGAAAGCTGAAAGAAGAGCTGGCGGTCTTACTTCAGAAAGGGTTTATAAGGGTAGAATATAAAGGGGAGCTGCATAAAGTAGAGAACTTATTGGAAGATAAAGCTATCGGAAATGAGGCGGTTGGAGAAGGCGATTTAAGAATTGTGGTTGACCGCATTCGAGTCAATCAAGAAGAAGAAACTTTAAGTCGCATAGCGGATTCAGTACAAACAGCATTTTTTGAGGGAAAGGGGGATTGTTTCCTAAATGACGGCGAGAGAGAGCATTTCTTTTGCGATCGCTTTGAGCTGGACGGAATGGTGTTTGAAGAGCCAACTGCTAACTTTTTCAGTTTCAATAATCCTTATGGGGCTTGCTCGAGATGTGAGGGTTATGGTAAGATAATCGGTATAGACCCAGATTTAGTGGTGCCGGATAAAAGCAGATCTGTTTATGATGGAGCCATTGCGCCATGGAGAGGGGAAAAAATGGGCGAATGGTTATCAAAACTTGTGAAAAGTGCTATTAAATTTGATTTCCCCGTTCATCGGGCCTATAACGATTTAAGTGAACAGCAAAAAAATCTTTTATGGGAAGGAAATAGTTATTTCAAAGGGCTGGATGAGTTTTTCAAGGAGCTGGAAGAACAGACATATAAAATTCAATATCGGGTGATGTTGTCGCGCTATCGAGGGAAAACGAATTGTCCCGCATGTAAAGGTACACGGTTACGGCAAGATGCTGCCTATGTCAAAATAGGGGGAAAGTCAATTACAGATATCGTTTTAATGCCACTGGATGAACTGCTGGTTTTCTTTGAGACATTACAGCTAACGAAAAATGAAGAAACGATAGCCAAGCGGTTACTGATGGAGATAACCAATAGAATCAGATTTTTGACAGATGTAGGGTTGAGCTATTTGACTCTTAACAGGCTGTCAAATACACTTTCCGGAGGTGAATCGCAGCGGATCAATTTAGCAACATCCTTAGGTAGTTCACTTGTCGGATCAATTTACGTACTGGATGAGCCCAGTATTGGGTTACATCCACGTGATACTACGAGGTTAATCAGTGTGCTAAAGTCGCTGCGGGATGTAGGTAATACAGTAATCGTGGTGGAGCATGAAGAGGAGATGATGCGCGCCGCCGATCATTTAATCGATATTGGACCAGAAGCTGGCATTAATGGGGGAGAGCTGGTATTTTCCGGAACTTTCCAGGAAATTTTGCAGGACAAAAAAAGTTTGACTGGACGGTACTTGAACAAAGTTGAAACTATAGAAATACCAACTCATCGCAGAAAGTGGCAGCATGCTGTTCAAATTAAAGGTGCTAGAGAGAATAATTTAAAAGGAATTGATGTCAAGTTTCCGCTTTATACTTTTACTGTTGTTACAGGCGTTTCGGGATCGGGTAAGACGTCTTTGGTAAAAAGGATTTTATACCCGGCGCTTCAAAAGGCTACGGGTAATTATTCAGGAGAACAGACAGGTGTGTATGATGGCGTCGACGGCGATCTGCATATGGTGGAAAGGGTAGAAATGGTTGATCAAAACCCCATCGGTAGGTCATCACGGTCAAATCCGGTAACCTATGTGAAAGCTTGGGATGAAATCAGAACGCTATATAGTAGCCAGCCAGCAGCAAAAGCCGCCGGATTAAAACCTGCAGCCTTTTCATTTAATGTAGAAGGCGGGCGCTGTGACGTCTGTCAGGGAGAAGGCGAGGTCAAAATAGAAATGCAGTTTATGGCAGATCTCTTTCTCCCTTGTGAGGTCTGCGCTGGCAAGCGATTTAAACAGCAGGTATTAGACGTTACTTGGCATGATAAAAATGTATATGAAGTACTGGAACTTACCGTTGATGAAGCTTTAGAATTTTTTGATAGTCAACCAAAAATATTGAATAAGATAAGACCTTTAGCGGAGGTCGGTTTAGGTTATGTTAAATTGGGCCAGTCTTCAAACACGCTGTCAGGGGGTGAAGCGCAACGTATCAAGCTAGCGTCCTTTTTGGTTAAGGGTAACAATAGTAAAAACACCCTGTTCATATTTGACGAACCTACGACGGGTCTGCATTTTCATGATATTAAGAAGCTATTGAAGTCTTTTGATGCGTTGATTACACAAGGAAATACTATACTGGTTATTGAGCATAATATGGATGTTATAAAATGTGCAGATTGGATTATCGACATTGGTCCGCAAGGAGGTGAAAGAGGCGGGCAGCTGGTTTTTGAAGGTGTCCCGGAAGATTTGGTTAGCCAAAAGGGCTCCTATACGGGTGAGTTTCTGGCTGATTATTTGCAAAATAAACCATCCTATAGCTAA
- a CDS encoding LptF/LptG family permease, with amino-acid sequence MKKIHTLVLKAFIRPFIVTFFIVMFVLLMLFLFKYIDDLIGKGFEWYVILELLWYASAAQISMAMPLAMLLSSIMTFGNLGESYELVAIKAAGVSLRKAMMPLIILVGMISVGSFFFSDYILPITNLKMGSLLYDVRNKKADFLIKDGIFNNSIPGYSIRAQNKNKDGTVLYNLIIYQHGNISRGTNVLLAKEGVMYNSRDNNYMILKLKDGVRYEESTAGDRSYNPRQQYTRYYFEQTEQKFDMSTFQMKRTDQELFRSNSMMLNLKQLKYYTDSTSQKLDSIRNTIFNEVKSNYKLLNSYQASQNKKEIGAPITYDQTFKDIIPADKRLIALGNSLTDIRYIKETLDMKAKSDKDYTLTIIRYIIEYQKKFTLAASCLLLFSIGAPLGAIIRKGGLGLPVVMAIIFFLIYHIISTVAEKSAKEGNIDPVLGIWTAIIVLTPLGIFLTYKAATDSALFDVENYKIALKKFLNKFKSKFKRKD; translated from the coding sequence ATGAAAAAAATTCACACACTCGTATTAAAAGCATTCATCAGGCCTTTTATCGTTACATTTTTCATTGTAATGTTTGTGCTGTTGATGTTATTTTTGTTCAAATACATCGACGACTTAATTGGTAAAGGATTTGAATGGTATGTAATTTTAGAACTGCTCTGGTACGCTTCGGCAGCTCAAATTTCTATGGCCATGCCCCTCGCCATGTTACTATCATCAATCATGACCTTCGGAAATTTAGGGGAAAGTTATGAGTTAGTTGCTATTAAAGCTGCAGGCGTATCACTGCGTAAGGCGATGATGCCTTTAATTATTCTAGTGGGCATGATCAGTGTTGGTTCGTTCTTTTTTAGCGATTATATCCTTCCCATTACCAATTTGAAGATGGGTTCTTTGCTCTATGATGTGAGAAACAAGAAAGCTGATTTCTTAATTAAAGACGGTATTTTCAACAATAGTATCCCCGGTTACTCTATACGTGCGCAGAATAAAAACAAAGATGGCACCGTGCTATACAACCTAATCATCTATCAACATGGTAACATATCGAGAGGCACAAATGTATTGTTGGCAAAAGAGGGTGTCATGTACAATTCTCGAGATAACAACTACATGATTTTGAAATTGAAAGACGGTGTGCGTTACGAAGAATCGACTGCGGGCGATCGATCGTATAACCCCAGACAACAGTATACGCGTTACTATTTTGAACAAACGGAGCAAAAATTTGACATGTCTACTTTTCAGATGAAAAGAACTGATCAAGAGTTATTTCGAAGCAATTCTATGATGCTGAATTTAAAGCAGCTAAAATATTACACTGACTCCACATCACAAAAATTAGACAGTATACGGAACACTATTTTTAATGAGGTAAAATCAAACTACAAGTTATTAAACTCCTATCAAGCTAGCCAAAATAAGAAAGAAATTGGAGCACCGATAACTTACGATCAAACGTTTAAAGATATTATTCCAGCAGATAAGCGGTTAATAGCGTTAGGAAATTCGCTGACAGATATCCGTTATATAAAAGAGACACTTGATATGAAAGCGAAATCAGATAAAGACTATACCTTGACGATTATTCGATACATTATCGAATATCAGAAAAAATTCACTTTAGCTGCATCTTGTTTGTTATTATTCTCCATAGGCGCTCCTTTAGGAGCCATTATCAGAAAAGGTGGTTTAGGACTGCCTGTTGTCATGGCGATCATCTTTTTCTTAATTTATCATATCATATCAACTGTAGCAGAAAAATCTGCAAAAGAAGGCAATATAGATCCTGTATTGGGCATATGGACAGCAATCATTGTTCTAACACCGTTAGGTATATTTCTTACATACAAGGCAGCAACAGATTCTGCTCTTTTCGACGTAGAAAATTATAAAATTGCATTAAAAAAATTTCTCAACAAATTCAAAAGCAAATTCAAAAGAAAAGATTAG
- a CDS encoding diacylglycerol kinase family protein, producing MNSKPDLVLFFIVNSFSGNRHLDYTQIIQNYFKATSHITHFYPLPKNCSIQAIKGAIARYNPDRVIAVGGDGTVKLAAECLMGTSIPLAIIPAGSANGMAKEMNIKSNPKSALDTVIHGIPRRVHALLINKQLSIHLADIGINARIIKKFQSSKERGMTGYAKAAWQTFKRHKKMHVTITTGQKMWARKAEMVVIANGTTYGTGVKINKTGSLYDDHFEVIIVKWFSLLELLKMCFSFKTPFNPFKTEIIQTDKVTLKIKENTFFQIDGEYIGKVNLIEAEIIKEALYIISP from the coding sequence ATGAACAGCAAGCCTGATCTCGTTTTGTTCTTTATTGTTAACTCTTTTTCGGGTAACAGGCATCTGGATTATACCCAGATTATCCAGAATTACTTTAAAGCAACTTCACATATAACTCACTTTTATCCTCTACCTAAAAACTGTTCTATCCAAGCCATTAAAGGTGCTATCGCACGTTATAACCCTGACCGCGTAATTGCCGTGGGTGGAGATGGAACAGTAAAACTTGCCGCAGAATGTTTAATGGGCACTTCTATTCCGCTAGCCATCATTCCTGCAGGATCGGCGAATGGCATGGCAAAAGAAATGAACATTAAAAGTAACCCAAAATCAGCATTAGATACAGTCATACATGGTATACCCAGGAGGGTACATGCTTTACTTATAAATAAACAATTAAGTATACACTTAGCAGATATTGGAATAAACGCACGTATTATCAAGAAGTTTCAATCCTCTAAAGAGAGAGGAATGACTGGATATGCAAAAGCTGCTTGGCAAACATTTAAAAGACATAAAAAAATGCATGTAACGATTACTACTGGTCAAAAAATGTGGGCCCGAAAGGCAGAGATGGTGGTTATAGCAAATGGAACAACCTATGGAACTGGCGTAAAAATCAACAAAACAGGCTCGCTATATGATGACCACTTTGAGGTGATTATCGTCAAGTGGTTTTCCTTATTGGAGTTACTAAAAATGTGTTTCAGCTTCAAAACTCCATTTAATCCATTTAAAACAGAGATTATACAAACCGATAAAGTGACATTAAAAATCAAAGAAAACACCTTTTTTCAGATTGATGGAGAGTATATAGGCAAGGTCAATCTTATTGAGGCCGAAATAATCAAAGAGGCCTTATATATTATAAGCCCGTAG
- a CDS encoding RNA polymerase sigma factor yields the protein MTLHKKTDQQLIHLYLVGNEAAIEELVHRYKSKIYTSIYLLVKDSYLAEDLFQDTFIKVIKTLKAGRYNDEGKFLPWAMRIAHNLVIDYYRKEKRTPFITNSDGFDIFDVLPFYDESAEERIIRQQSYKDLRKMIQLLPDDQKEVLIMRHYGEMSFKEIAEVTDVSINTALGRMRYALNNLRKMISSSEVALKTG from the coding sequence ATGACACTGCATAAAAAGACGGACCAACAGTTAATTCATTTGTATTTGGTCGGCAATGAAGCCGCAATTGAAGAGTTAGTTCATAGATATAAATCAAAGATTTACACATCCATCTATTTACTGGTAAAAGATTCCTATCTAGCCGAGGATTTGTTTCAAGATACTTTCATCAAAGTGATTAAAACGCTTAAAGCGGGAAGATACAACGATGAAGGGAAGTTTCTTCCATGGGCAATGCGCATCGCGCACAATCTCGTAATTGATTACTACCGCAAAGAAAAGCGCACCCCTTTTATCACTAATTCGGATGGTTTCGACATCTTTGATGTTTTACCATTTTATGACGAAAGTGCCGAAGAGCGAATCATTCGGCAACAATCATATAAAGATCTCCGCAAAATGATCCAATTGCTGCCCGATGATCAGAAAGAAGTACTGATCATGCGGCATTATGGTGAAATGAGCTTCAAAGAAATCGCAGAGGTAACCGATGTAAGTATCAATACGGCTCTAGGAAGAATGCGATATGCGTTGAACAATCTTAGGAAAATGATTTCCAGCTCAGAAGTCGCGCTAAAAACCGGATAA
- a CDS encoding Rrf2 family transcriptional regulator, producing MLSKKSKYAIKALIVLGKNYGKEPMQILKIAEEENIPKKFLEQILLEMRNAGILYSKKGAGGGYSLNKDPEDIRLSQVIRLTDGPIALLPCVSLNFYRRCDECKTEETCGIRDTFVDVRNAMLQILNDTSIADIIKREANLALGL from the coding sequence ATGCTGTCCAAAAAGTCTAAATACGCAATTAAAGCACTCATTGTATTGGGTAAGAATTATGGGAAAGAACCTATGCAGATTCTGAAAATTGCAGAAGAAGAAAACATACCGAAAAAATTTCTAGAGCAAATACTGCTTGAGATGCGTAATGCCGGGATTCTATATAGTAAAAAAGGTGCAGGGGGAGGGTATAGTCTAAATAAGGATCCAGAAGATATCCGATTATCACAGGTTATACGCTTAACCGACGGACCAATAGCATTGCTCCCATGCGTTAGCCTTAATTTCTATAGACGATGTGATGAGTGTAAAACAGAAGAGACTTGTGGTATTCGGGATACATTTGTAGATGTACGAAACGCTATGCTGCAAATTTTAAATGATACGAGTATAGCCGATATCATCAAGAGAGAAGCAAACTTAGCATTAGGGTTGTAA
- a CDS encoding START-like domain-containing protein, whose translation MTEKRKLQLEYEVRSSPKILYSFISEPNGLSQWFADDVIYQDNKFNFIWDNETHPAKLVSAKENKSVKFAWLDDTPYYFELEIIQDELTNDVALAITDFTTEDNEAERKLIWKNQVQYLLRVLGA comes from the coding sequence ATGACAGAGAAAAGAAAATTACAATTAGAATACGAGGTGAGGTCATCACCCAAAATATTATATTCATTCATTAGTGAACCTAATGGGTTGTCTCAATGGTTTGCGGACGATGTAATCTATCAAGATAATAAATTCAATTTTATATGGGACAACGAAACGCATCCTGCTAAACTGGTCAGTGCTAAAGAAAATAAAAGTGTCAAATTTGCTTGGTTAGACGATACACCTTATTACTTCGAATTGGAAATTATTCAAGACGAATTAACAAACGACGTGGCCTTAGCAATTACCGATTTTACTACAGAAGATAATGAAGCGGAGAGAAAGTTAATTTGGAAAAATCAGGTACAATACCTGTTACGTGTATTAGGCGCGTAA
- a CDS encoding App1 family protein, with translation MSASAEIKIYNGYGHTKNLVVYGHVFKWRPEIDVKLAANSFQQMLTLLKLFMSRPYAYARLRLVFMDQIIETESASDGFFKFKWTSEMHLEPGIYDLKVGLIEEGTETKYVPGKVYVPSTTQYAFVSDIDDTVLISHSASLWRRLRELLARNPYRRRLFEDNVIWYNLLSNAATETAHLNPFFYVSSSEWNLYDYLHEIFRYNGLPTGSFLLSHFKQWYNFFKSGRTKHDDKYRRIDRLLRVFPKQKFVLIGDNSQRDPIIYTALANRYPDRIVAIFIRNIKKRRSKFTLQLLKDLAKSDIRTCLFENNHEAIEFSLRIGLIQKENLYSNLSGF, from the coding sequence ATGAGTGCTTCTGCGGAAATTAAAATATATAATGGTTATGGCCATACTAAAAACCTCGTAGTTTACGGGCATGTGTTTAAATGGAGGCCTGAAATTGATGTGAAGTTGGCCGCTAATAGCTTTCAGCAGATGCTTACATTGTTAAAATTATTTATGAGTAGGCCATATGCTTATGCTCGGTTGAGATTAGTATTCATGGATCAAATAATTGAAACAGAGTCGGCTAGTGATGGTTTTTTTAAATTTAAGTGGACTTCTGAAATGCATTTAGAACCGGGGATTTACGATCTGAAGGTAGGCTTGATTGAGGAGGGGACTGAGACCAAATATGTTCCAGGTAAGGTGTATGTACCTAGCACTACACAATATGCATTTGTATCAGATATTGATGATACCGTTTTAATATCGCATTCGGCATCGCTCTGGAGAAGGTTAAGAGAGTTGTTGGCCAGAAACCCTTACCGCCGCCGGCTTTTTGAAGATAATGTAATTTGGTACAATCTTTTATCCAACGCGGCTACCGAAACAGCACATCTAAACCCCTTTTTTTATGTCTCCAGCAGTGAATGGAATCTTTACGACTATTTACACGAAATATTTCGATACAACGGTCTGCCAACCGGATCCTTTCTGCTAAGCCATTTTAAACAGTGGTATAACTTTTTCAAATCAGGAAGAACCAAACACGATGACAAGTATCGACGGATTGATCGTTTACTTAGAGTCTTTCCCAAGCAGAAGTTTGTGCTAATCGGCGACAATTCACAGCGAGATCCTATTATATATACAGCATTAGCCAACAGATATCCCGACAGGATAGTTGCCATTTTTATACGTAATATAAAGAAAAGGCGCAGTAAATTTACTTTGCAATTGCTTAAAGATCTTGCCAAATCAGATATACGTACATGCCTTTTCGAAAATAATCACGAAGCTATCGAATTCTCGCTTAGAATCGGATTAATCCAAAAAGAAAATCTCTATTCTAATTTATCCGGTTTTTAG